A genomic segment from Luteolibacter ambystomatis encodes:
- a CDS encoding sulfatase family protein gives MLRLTFVRIFLAISLLSTVGAAWGVGAEEAPAGIKARPNMLFFIADNWAFPHAGILGDKTAETPAFDRLAREGVLFTHVFNASPICSPTRASILTGRPPHQLGEAGNLWGGFPGSLKVFTRMLEDAGYEVGFCGKPWAPGRYKPYGWSMNPVGREYKSFTDFLAVRDPAKPFFFWIGNVDTALRDAFQGWNYDEESVKGIDASGIVVPPQLPDTPEIRRDIQAYYGGVRKMDRALAGSVGALDQARLLDETVVVCTSDNGWQMPRGLANCYDAGSRVPLAVRWGSHLKAGRRVDDFISGTDFTATFLELAGLSPTAEMTSRSFVDLLLGRQGGKARDAAFIERERHANVRRGNLSYPMRAIRTERFLYIRNLRPDRWPAGDPQVYFDVGDYGDVDASAAKNFLQANIGKPGFQRYDRMIFEKRPEEELYDLVTDPAQVVNVAGQERYAAAQQDLRNRLDRWMRETSDPRIDPSCDPWDHYPYYAPGVLNGKKAAEPYAPR, from the coding sequence ATGTTGAGACTTACTTTTGTCAGAATATTCCTCGCCATTTCACTCCTGAGTACAGTGGGGGCGGCATGGGGTGTTGGCGCGGAGGAGGCTCCCGCCGGGATCAAGGCGCGGCCGAACATGCTCTTCTTCATCGCCGACAATTGGGCGTTCCCACACGCTGGTATCCTGGGAGACAAGACGGCGGAGACTCCGGCCTTCGACCGGCTGGCACGGGAAGGTGTTCTCTTCACGCATGTTTTCAATGCCTCTCCGATTTGCTCTCCGACACGCGCTTCCATCCTCACCGGGCGTCCGCCCCATCAGTTGGGCGAGGCGGGCAATCTATGGGGAGGGTTTCCCGGGTCGTTGAAAGTCTTTACCCGCATGTTGGAAGACGCGGGCTACGAAGTGGGGTTCTGCGGGAAACCGTGGGCTCCCGGTCGCTACAAGCCATATGGCTGGTCCATGAATCCGGTGGGCAGGGAATACAAGAGCTTCACCGATTTCCTGGCGGTGCGCGATCCGGCAAAGCCGTTCTTCTTCTGGATTGGCAACGTCGATACGGCGCTCCGCGATGCTTTCCAAGGATGGAACTACGATGAGGAATCCGTGAAAGGTATTGATGCGTCGGGCATCGTGGTGCCGCCCCAACTGCCCGACACGCCTGAGATCCGGCGCGACATCCAGGCCTACTACGGCGGAGTGCGTAAAATGGATCGGGCGCTTGCCGGCAGCGTGGGGGCGCTCGATCAGGCGCGGTTGCTCGATGAAACGGTGGTGGTATGCACCAGTGACAACGGCTGGCAGATGCCACGTGGTCTTGCCAATTGTTACGACGCGGGGTCACGTGTGCCACTGGCAGTCCGGTGGGGATCGCATTTGAAGGCCGGTCGGCGTGTGGATGACTTCATCAGCGGGACCGATTTCACCGCCACTTTCCTTGAGCTCGCCGGATTGTCTCCAACCGCGGAGATGACTTCCAGGAGTTTCGTGGATCTCTTGTTGGGGAGACAGGGTGGAAAGGCTCGCGACGCCGCTTTCATCGAGCGTGAACGCCACGCCAACGTGCGGCGTGGCAATCTCAGCTATCCGATGCGGGCCATCCGGACGGAAAGGTTCCTATATATTCGGAATCTCCGCCCCGACCGCTGGCCGGCGGGTGATCCCCAGGTGTATTTCGATGTGGGGGACTATGGTGACGTCGATGCATCCGCGGCCAAGAATTTCCTACAGGCCAACATCGGGAAGCCCGGCTTCCAGCGCTATGACCGCATGATTTTCGAGAAGCGCCCCGAGGAGGAGCTATACGACCTCGTCACCGACCCTGCCCAGGTTGTCAACGTGGCGGGGCAGGAACGGTATGCCGCTGCCCAGCAGGATCTGCGTAACAGGCTCGACCGATGGATGCGCGAGACGTCCGATCCACGGATTGATCCATCCTGTGATCCCTGGGATCACTACCCATATTACGCGCCAGGTGTGCTCAATGGGAAAAAGGCGGCGGAGCCTTATGCACCGCGTTAG